A genomic window from Osmia bicornis bicornis chromosome 6, iOsmBic2.1, whole genome shotgun sequence includes:
- the LOC114877366 gene encoding heat shock factor protein-like isoform X6, giving the protein MASFVRQLNMYGFHKKVSVELGGLKCDRDEMEFAHQFFCKGHPYLVEHIKRKIASSKGQDPALTPIKPELMNKMLSEVRSMRGRQEHLDSRLGAMKRENEALWRELAMLRQKHLKQQQIVNKLIHFLVTLVQPSRSGGLSVKRRYPLMIDDSNRQRNKQAKISKSQASPAGPVIHELDASEPDLDSEYIVAEMLEGHSNPSIESPEHNNTSIMDDNNIETVHLVDNSVQLQDDIQLINPQEIDAKKKRGCKGKKKRKNKMPVKILIPSTENGEEPREETHLLEMPLEDSPVTIALLENKSISKPVPVATVRSSKLAAMAANMNKSPDAEQELDLENSADMEDDVQENDSALVKLEDILIVPEIIDEDDGGNENVEYNENNGNTEINGNENPLNQFNKADGNTEQNTQKDSYTNDVEKNMEKEKVNCNGAGTSNSKNLSLSCVVTSGMSDASYRLGSMEEMDNHLETMQTELENLREILRAEGYSIDANTLLGLFGADDPMSFGMPVNPELNPHSEKEEDEHVNVAENMNGSAAGGELMTYNPTPNLLDFDDDIFLGATSPVTSTAGDTATTSLYNSDPLDLEDSKTSLLDSLTNDVNTSS; this is encoded by the exons atgGCCAGCTTTGTTCGTCAATTAAATATGT ATGGTTTCCACAAAAAGGTTTCTGTTGAACTAGGGGGTTTGAAATGTGATAGAGATGAGATGGAATTTGCACATCAGTTTTTTTGTAAAGGACATCCATATCTTGTAGaacatattaaaagaaaa ATTGCATCAAGCAAAGGCCAAGATCCAGCACTTACTCCCATTAAACCAGAACTAATGAATAAAATGCTTAGTGAAGTAAGAAGTATGAGAGGTCGTCAAGAACATTTAGATTCAAGACTAGGGGCTATGAAAAGAGAGAATGAAGCATTATGGAGAGAACTGGCAATGCTTAGACAGAAACATCTGAAACAACAGCAAATTGTTAATAAACTTATACATTTCCTAGTTACTTTAGTGCAACCTTCAAGAAGTGGTGGTCTTTCTGTTAAAAGAAGATATCCCCTAATGATTGATGACTCTAATCGTCAGCGTAACAAGCAAGCGAAAATATCAAAg TCACAAGCATCACCTGCGGGTCCTGTGATTCACGAGCTCGATGCATCAGAACCTGATTTAGATTCAGAGTATATTGTTGCAGA aatGTTGGAAGGACATTCAAATCCATCTATTGAAAGCCCAGAACATAACAATACATCAATAATGGATGATAATAATATAGAAACTGTTCATTTAGTTGATAATTCGGTTCAACTACAAGATGATATACAACTGATTAATCCGCAAGAAATAGATGCAAAAAAGAAACGTGGATGTAAGGGTAAAAAGAA GAGGAAAAACAAGATGCCTGTCAAAATTTTGATCCCATCAACGGAGAATGGAGAGGAACCGAG GGAAGAAACACATTTACTTGAAATGCCATTAGAAGATTCTCCAGTGACCATTGCTTTattggaaaataaatcaatttctaAACCAGTACCTGTGGCAACTGTACGTAGCTCAAAACTTGCAGCTATGGCAGCTAATATGAATAAATCACCTGATGCAGAGCAAGAGCTCGACTTAGAAAATTCTGCAGATATGGAAGATGATGTACAGGAGAATGATTCTGCTTTGGTGAAACTCGAAGATATTTTAATAGTACCAGAGATTATTGATGAGGACGATGGGGGCAACGAAAACGTGGAATATAATGAAAACAACGGCAACACCGAGATTAATGGAAACGAGAATCCCTTGAATCAATTCAATAAAGCAGATGGTAACACTGAACAGAATACTCAAAAAGATTCATATACAAATGATGTTGAGAAAAATATGGAGAAGGAGAAAGTAAACTGCAACGGTGCGGGCACAAGcaattcaaaaaatttatcTTTGAGTTGCGTCGTTACCTCTGGCATGTCTGACGCTAGTTACAGGTTAGGATCAAT GGAAGAAATGGATAATCATCTTGAAACAATGCAAACAGAATTGGAAAACCTTCGTGAAATTCTACGTGCCGAAGGGTATAGTATTGATGCAAATACACTTCTTGGG TTATTTGGAGCAGATGATCCAATGTCATTTGGTATGCCGGTTAATCCTGAGTTGAATCCACATTCtgaaaaagaggaagatgAACATGTTAATG TAGCAGAAAATATGAATGGATCAGCAGCTGGTGGAGAACTTATGACATATAATCCTACACcgaatttattagattttgaCGACGATATCTTTTTGGGTGCTACATCTCCTGTCACCAGCACAGCAGGCGATACAGCTACGACCAGTCTTTATAATTCGGATCCTCTTGATCTGGAGGATAGCAAAACTTCGCTTCTGGATTCCTTAACAAATGATGTAAACACTTCATCGTAA